Sequence from the Abditibacteriaceae bacterium genome:
AAGCCATAACGTGACAAGCGCCGTCCGGACGCCTGGGGCGGAAGCGAGCCTTCAAAGGGGGAAGGAAGTGGATCGATGCCGCTAATTTCGCGCAACATGGCGAGGTGACGGCCTTCGACCCCCGCAATCGCGGCAGCCAAGAGCAAGGTGTCCTTATTGACTAAGTCCACCGCACCGTGATAGGCGAAGACAGAGGTTTCTTTGATATCGAGGGCTGTCGATAGCAGTCCATCGCGCGTTTTAAAAGCGTCGGTGGGATAATTGAACAATCGGGAAGGCCGCGTGGATGAAGCATTAGGCGACTCGAAATGGCCGCTGTTTTTGATGCCCCGACGGTTGCGATACATCTTAATCGTCTGGTAATGCTCGGTATCTTCGCTCGCAATCGCGTTGAACAAATTCTGCTCACGAACCTGTAAACCGCGATACGCATCGGATTGAAGCACTCGTGTGAAGAAGTCCATCTGCAACTCTTCCAGTTCAAAAGCGAAATTGGCCACAATCGGATCCAGATGAAGGATGTTGCGCAGCGAACGGACAAGGTCTGCGTTGGCAGGCGAAGCGCCGACGGCCACAGCAGCAGCAGCAACCGCACCAATCGCAAGTAACGAGCGCCTCGATGGTGAGGCAACTTCCGACGCTTCCGCTGAAATGGCGGGAACTTCCGACCCGAGAGTATCGGACGGGACTATCGTATCATGGGGCATGACATTCTCCCTTCTGCTCATGGTTTCGCTGCAAAGGCAGCATTGAGCCTCAGCAAGCACTCTGTGCAATTCAGATGACGGAGAGTGCGTTTTGCGACATAAAGTTTAAAAAGGAGCGGGATAAACCTTACACGCACAGGTTCGGTTGAATTCGACCGTACCATGCTTCGTCTGGACTGAAATGGCGTTTGGTTTGACTTTCGGCGTCTGTTTTCCTAAAATGGCTTTAACCCGCCGAACTTATAACAGATCATGACAATGGTTTAAGGGCGAGCGGATTCCCGCAGTAGGCACACGGATTCGACACTGATTCTGTGGTCTGCGCAATTTCTCCAGATTGTTCAATCGGACTTTTGCCGCGCGACGCCTCTTTTCGAGACATCGCGTAGCCCGTTGTTATCTCCTCGTTGACGATTGTGGGGCAGGCGCAGAATGCGACAACTGAAACAAATAAATTAAGAATAGTTTTGTCTTTATTGAGGTGGCTCTTTTGCTGATCGGTGGCAAACGCGAAGTGCGGCGCGCGTATGGTTTGGATGAACTGGCTTTGGCTCCGGGTTTGACCGCAGTCGATCCCGAAGATATCGATATTTCGCTGCAAATCGGTAATTTGACGTTTGATATTCCGTTTCTCGCTTCGGCAATGGACGGCGCCGTCGATGTTGCGATGTGCATTCGCGTCGGCAAAATGGGCGGCCTCGCGGTTCTCAATGGCGAAGGCTTGCAAACGCGCAGCGAAGACCCGCATGCACAAATTCGGCAAATCGTCGAAGCGCCGACTGAAGGCGTTGTTCCCCTGATTCAAAGCCTTTATCGCGCGCCGGTGAGAGAAGACCTCATCGCGCAGCGCATTGAGGAAATCAAAGCAGGCGGCGGGCGCGCGGTTTTGAGCTTTACGCCGTTGGGCGCGAAGTTCATTCCCGCCGCAGTTGAAGCCGGTGCCGACGCGATTGTGATTCAAAGCAGCGCGACGACCGCAAAGTTCAAAAGCAGCAAAGGCAGCGATTTCGATTTGGCCGAGATTATCGCCAAAACGCCGGTGCCGGTTATCATTGGTAACTGCTGCAACTACCAGGGCGCGTATTCCATTATGGAAGCCGGAGCCGCCGCGATTCTTGTTGGCGTCGGGCCTGGTGCCGCTTGCACCACGCGCCGCGTGATTGGCGTTGGTGTGCCGCAGGGAACTGCGATTGCCGATTCTGCCGCAGCGCGCGACGATTACTTTGAAAAGACCGGACGCCGTGTGGCTGTCATCGCTGATGGCGGGCTTCGCAACGGCGGCGACGTGTGCAAAGCGATTGCGTGTGGAGCCGACGGCGTGATGATGGGCCAACCCTTTGCATCATCGCACGAAGCGCCCGGCGGCGGTTATCACTGGGGCATGGCGACGAGCTCTGCCGGTTTGCCGCGTGGCACGCGCATTAAAGTCGGCCAGAACAACACGGTCGAGCAGGTTCTGCTTGGCCCCGCGACGCGCGATGACGGTACGATGAACCTTGTCGGTGCTCTCAAATTGGGCATGGGAACTTGTGGCGCGTTGAACATCGAAGAAATGCAGCACGCCGAGTTGCTGATTGCGCCCGCGTTGCAAACCGAAGGTAAGAAGCAGCAGTTCGAGCAGCACGTCGGACAAGGCAAATAAAAATACGAAGGTGAAACTCTGAAGAGTACGGTCGAATTCGACCGTACTCTTCATTCCCCGTCGCACACCAACGAATGTCTCAAATCTCTAACGAAACAATTATCGTCCTCGACTTCGGGGCGCAATACGCTCAGCTTATTGCACGCAAAGTGCGCGCGTGTCATGTGTATTGCGAAATTATGCCGCACGACGCGCCACTCGAACGCATTCTGGCCTCCAATCCGAAAGGCGTCATTTTTTCGGGCGGGCCAAGTTCGGTTTATGAAGTCGAAGCGCCGCAGTGCGCCGACGGACTTTTTCATTCGGGCGTGCCAATTTTAGGCATTTGCTACGGTCACCAAATCATGGCACACATGATGGGTGGAAAAGTAACGCCGGCGGATAAGAAAGAATTCGGCAAGACCGAGTTGCAAATCGAGAAAGATGCGCCGCTGTATAAAGGCCTCAATCAGCGCTTGATTTGCTGGATGAGCCACGGCGATTACGTCTTGGAAGCGCCTCCGGGCTTTATCGGAACCGCCTCGACGGTTTCTTGCCCGATTGCTTCGATGGCGAACGTTGAAAAGAAACTTTTCGGCGTGCAATATCATCCCGAAGTGGTGCATACGCCGTGGGGCATCGAAATTATTCGCAACTTCCTCCACGAATGCGGCTGCTCTGGTTCGTGGACGATGGAAAACTTCGTCGAAACCGAAACCAAGCGCATTCGCGAAATGGTCGGCGATGATCGCGTGTTGTGTGCGCTATCGGGCGGTGTCGATTCGGCGGTTGCGGCAGCCTTAATCCATCGCGCGGTCGGCAAGCAGCTAACGTGTTTGTTTGTGAATCACGGGTTCTTGCGGAAGAACGAAGCCGAGCAGGTGTGTCACACTTTCACCACGCAATATCCCGACATGAACTTCGAGTATGTCGATGTGTCGGATCGGTTTTTGAAGCTGCTCGAAGGCGTGACGGCGCCGGAAGAAAAGCGCATCAAAATCGGCAACGAGTTCGTGGCGACGTTCGAGCGCGAAACCAAGCGTCTGGGCGCGATGAAGTTCTTGGCGCAGGGAACTCTTTATCCTGACGTTATTGAAAGTGGCAGCGGGAAAGCAGCTAAAATTAAGACGCACCACAATGTCGGCGGCTTGCCCGAAGACATGGATTTCAAGCTGATCGAGCCGTTTCGCACGTTGTTTAAGGACGAAGTGCGCGCGTTGGGCGAAGAAATGGAAATGCCGTCGGAAATTATCTGGCGACAGCCGTTTCCCGGCCCGGGTCTTGCCATACGCATCATTGGCGAAATCACGTTTGAACGATTGGAAATCGCGCGCGAAGCCGATGCGATTCTGATTGAAGAAATCAAGCGCGCCGGACTCTACCGACAGATTTGGCAGTGCTTTGCGGTTCTGACGCCGAGCGTGAAAAGTGTCGGCGTGATGGGCGATCAACGTACCTATGCACATCCGATTGTCATTCGTGCCGTGACTTCGGAAGACGGCATGACCTCCGATTGGGCGCGCATTCCTTACGAAGTGTTGGAACGCATTTCCAACCGCATTGTGAACGAAGTGCCCGGCATCAACCGTGTGACGTACGATGTGACGAGCAAACCACCCGCAACGATTGAATGGGAATAAGTACGGTCGAAAGCGACCGTACCTCAGGAAAAGACTTATGGTTCACGCGAATGAACAAGATGTCGTTCTTGCGTTTCGTCAGGCTGTCGAAGAAGAACTGCGGCACAGTCAGGAAAATCCTGCACCGCAAGAACCCGTATTTGCGTCCGGCGACTCTACCGAAGACAGCCTGCGTAAACTCGCGGCGCGTTACG
This genomic interval carries:
- a CDS encoding ferritin-like domain-containing protein — its product is MPHDTIVPSDTLGSEVPAISAEASEVASPSRRSLLAIGAVAAAAVAVGASPANADLVRSLRNILHLDPIVANFAFELEELQMDFFTRVLQSDAYRGLQVREQNLFNAIASEDTEHYQTIKMYRNRRGIKNSGHFESPNASSTRPSRLFNYPTDAFKTRDGLLSTALDIKETSVFAYHGAVDLVNKDTLLLAAAIAGVEGRHLAMLREISGIDPLPSPFEGSLPPQASGRRLSRYGFRGGGRNAVTNQPSQ
- a CDS encoding GuaB3 family IMP dehydrogenase-related protein — encoded protein: MALLLIGGKREVRRAYGLDELALAPGLTAVDPEDIDISLQIGNLTFDIPFLASAMDGAVDVAMCIRVGKMGGLAVLNGEGLQTRSEDPHAQIRQIVEAPTEGVVPLIQSLYRAPVREDLIAQRIEEIKAGGGRAVLSFTPLGAKFIPAAVEAGADAIVIQSSATTAKFKSSKGSDFDLAEIIAKTPVPVIIGNCCNYQGAYSIMEAGAAAILVGVGPGAACTTRRVIGVGVPQGTAIADSAAARDDYFEKTGRRVAVIADGGLRNGGDVCKAIACGADGVMMGQPFASSHEAPGGGYHWGMATSSAGLPRGTRIKVGQNNTVEQVLLGPATRDDGTMNLVGALKLGMGTCGALNIEEMQHAELLIAPALQTEGKKQQFEQHVGQGK
- the guaA gene encoding glutamine-hydrolyzing GMP synthase; this translates as MSQISNETIIVLDFGAQYAQLIARKVRACHVYCEIMPHDAPLERILASNPKGVIFSGGPSSVYEVEAPQCADGLFHSGVPILGICYGHQIMAHMMGGKVTPADKKEFGKTELQIEKDAPLYKGLNQRLICWMSHGDYVLEAPPGFIGTASTVSCPIASMANVEKKLFGVQYHPEVVHTPWGIEIIRNFLHECGCSGSWTMENFVETETKRIREMVGDDRVLCALSGGVDSAVAAALIHRAVGKQLTCLFVNHGFLRKNEAEQVCHTFTTQYPDMNFEYVDVSDRFLKLLEGVTAPEEKRIKIGNEFVATFERETKRLGAMKFLAQGTLYPDVIESGSGKAAKIKTHHNVGGLPEDMDFKLIEPFRTLFKDEVRALGEEMEMPSEIIWRQPFPGPGLAIRIIGEITFERLEIAREADAILIEEIKRAGLYRQIWQCFAVLTPSVKSVGVMGDQRTYAHPIVIRAVTSEDGMTSDWARIPYEVLERISNRIVNEVPGINRVTYDVTSKPPATIEWE